The following coding sequences lie in one Tichowtungia aerotolerans genomic window:
- a CDS encoding uroporphyrinogen decarboxylase family protein, translating to MSARDRVLAVLNGEVPDRVPVDLWLVPELVQKFKTQLGVNDELDIYRQLDIDKIVWLGIPYKGVLLKDPNEHASVNHWGVKHQKIAANDETGYGEVCFNPLLELDSVEQLDAYPWPNPDDFDYETAAAEAKKISQEFVTLGPWISIFEVYCQMRSLEEALMDTVAEPEFLHAALDHIAGVQGEMCRRFLEAADGAIDLVFISDDMGTQQSLLMSPSAFDEFIFPRLRQWCDMVHSFGAKVFFHTDGAAAPLIPRLIDAGIDVLNPVQHVCPGMDCRELKEQYGDRLVFHGGVENQKILPFGTPEEVAAETFQCLETLGPTGYLPCSCHFAQADTPIENIMAMIKTVQQY from the coding sequence ATGAGCGCAAGAGATCGGGTGTTGGCAGTGCTGAACGGCGAGGTTCCGGATCGAGTCCCGGTGGACCTTTGGCTGGTGCCGGAACTGGTGCAGAAATTCAAGACGCAGCTGGGTGTGAACGATGAGCTCGATATCTACCGTCAGCTGGATATCGATAAAATCGTTTGGTTGGGCATTCCCTATAAAGGAGTGCTTCTGAAAGATCCCAACGAACACGCATCGGTCAACCACTGGGGAGTCAAACACCAGAAGATTGCCGCCAATGATGAAACCGGTTATGGCGAAGTCTGCTTCAACCCGCTGCTCGAACTCGATTCGGTTGAACAGCTGGACGCCTATCCGTGGCCGAACCCGGATGATTTCGACTACGAAACTGCCGCTGCCGAGGCAAAAAAAATCTCACAGGAATTTGTTACCCTGGGTCCTTGGATTTCCATTTTTGAGGTTTACTGCCAGATGCGTTCCCTCGAAGAGGCGCTGATGGATACTGTCGCTGAACCGGAGTTTCTGCATGCCGCGCTCGACCATATTGCCGGGGTGCAGGGCGAAATGTGCCGTCGGTTTCTAGAAGCTGCCGACGGGGCCATTGATCTGGTGTTTATCAGCGACGACATGGGTACCCAGCAGAGTTTGCTCATGTCTCCTTCTGCATTTGATGAATTTATCTTTCCTCGTCTCAGACAGTGGTGCGATATGGTGCACTCTTTTGGCGCCAAAGTCTTCTTCCACACAGACGGTGCGGCCGCGCCGCTCATCCCGCGTCTGATCGACGCGGGCATCGACGTGCTCAATCCGGTTCAGCACGTCTGCCCCGGCATGGACTGCAGAGAGCTGAAAGAACAGTACGGCGACAGGCTGGTTTTTCACGGCGGCGTTGAAAACCAGAAAATTCTTCCGTTCGGCACGCCGGAAGAGGTCGCGGCAGAAACCTTCCAATGTTTGGAAACACTGGGCCCGACCGGTTATCTGCCGTGCTCCTGCCACTTCGCGCAGGCCGACACCCCGATCGAAAACATCATGGCGATGATCAAAACCGTGCAGCAGTACTAG
- a CDS encoding sugar phosphorylase has translation MLIKSLSKEPLERMRGHFNRLYGRRQADRCIERLVTMIGRYGVGYGVAPTEKTWDETTAVLITYADTVCQAGKPPLATLQHFSSTHLENLFSTIHILPFYPWSSDDGFSVIDYRRVKNSYGTWKHIKELNRHFELMFDLVLNHVSSQSSWFKNYVSEIAPYRDYFIEADPETDLSAVVRPRSLPLLTEFPVDGKTKHLWTTFSKDQIDVNFANPDVLFEFFDILLLYIANGAKIIRLDAIAYLWKQPGTSCIHLEQTHEVVKLMRDLLDMIAPGVIILTETNVPHDENISYFGNGDEARMVYNFSLPPLLLHALHNGTSRYLTPWAKSISETPDGCTWFNFTASHDGIGVRPLTGLVPESELTALVDKVKELGGQVSTKRNADGTDSPYELNITYFDALGDDEHQIDRFLCSQTVMLGLKGVPAVYFHSLTATPNDQDGVQATGRARSINRKKWNLEELDAELHKTGPAKKVFKEYRRRIAIRRKHGSFHPDAAQRVIDLDEDLFCFVRSADGHRPVICISSFSGEWKEVHLDERIAELDTPDPCTDLLSGKRYNGAGKVLTLDPYQTVWLTAG, from the coding sequence ATGCTCATCAAATCGCTTTCCAAAGAGCCGCTCGAACGGATGCGCGGACACTTCAACCGACTCTACGGCAGGCGGCAGGCGGACCGCTGTATCGAGCGGCTCGTTACCATGATCGGCCGCTACGGCGTCGGCTACGGCGTCGCCCCGACTGAAAAAACATGGGACGAAACCACCGCCGTGCTCATCACCTATGCCGACACCGTGTGTCAGGCCGGAAAACCACCGCTGGCTACGCTGCAGCATTTCAGCAGCACACATCTGGAAAATCTGTTCAGCACCATCCATATTCTGCCGTTCTATCCGTGGTCATCTGATGACGGCTTTTCAGTGATCGACTATCGCCGGGTTAAAAACAGCTACGGAACATGGAAACACATTAAGGAACTCAACCGTCATTTCGAACTGATGTTCGACCTCGTCCTTAACCATGTTTCCAGCCAAAGCAGCTGGTTTAAAAACTATGTTTCGGAAATCGCGCCCTACCGCGACTACTTCATTGAAGCCGACCCCGAAACCGACCTGTCGGCAGTCGTCCGCCCGCGCAGCCTGCCGCTGCTCACCGAGTTTCCCGTAGACGGAAAAACCAAACATCTGTGGACAACATTCAGCAAAGATCAGATCGACGTCAACTTCGCCAATCCGGATGTCCTGTTTGAATTCTTCGATATTCTTCTGCTCTACATCGCCAACGGCGCAAAGATCATCCGGCTCGATGCTATTGCCTATCTCTGGAAACAGCCCGGCACAAGCTGTATCCATCTCGAACAGACCCACGAAGTTGTCAAGCTGATGCGCGACCTGCTCGACATGATCGCGCCCGGGGTCATCATTCTCACCGAAACCAATGTGCCGCATGATGAAAACATTTCGTACTTCGGCAACGGCGACGAAGCCCGCATGGTCTACAACTTCTCACTTCCGCCGCTTTTGCTCCACGCGCTGCACAACGGCACATCCAGATATCTCACGCCGTGGGCGAAATCCATTTCGGAAACACCGGACGGATGCACCTGGTTCAACTTCACGGCCTCGCACGACGGAATCGGCGTGCGCCCGCTGACCGGACTCGTCCCGGAGAGCGAGCTCACCGCACTCGTCGATAAAGTAAAAGAGCTTGGCGGACAGGTATCCACCAAGCGCAACGCTGACGGAACCGACAGCCCCTACGAACTGAACATCACTTATTTTGACGCACTCGGTGATGACGAACACCAGATCGACCGCTTTCTCTGCTCACAAACCGTCATGCTGGGACTCAAAGGTGTTCCGGCGGTGTATTTTCACAGCCTCACCGCCACGCCGAATGATCAGGACGGCGTCCAGGCCACCGGACGGGCGCGTTCCATCAACCGCAAAAAATGGAACCTCGAAGAACTCGATGCTGAGCTTCACAAAACCGGCCCAGCAAAAAAAGTGTTTAAGGAATACCGCCGCCGTATCGCCATCCGCCGCAAGCACGGTTCTTTCCACCCCGATGCCGCCCAACGCGTGATTGACCTCGACGAAGACCTGTTCTGCTTCGTCCGTTCCGCGGACGGCCACAGGCCGGTCATCTGCATCAGCAGTTTTTCCGGGGAGTGGAAGGAGGTGCACCTCGATGAGCGAATCGCGGAACTCGACACCCCGGATCCCTGTACCGATCTTCTCAGCGGAAAGCGCTACAACGGCGCCGGAAAAGTTCTCACCCTCGATCCATACCAAACCGTCTGGCTGACGGCTGGATAA
- a CDS encoding glycosyltransferase family 4 protein, whose amino-acid sequence MSERIGFISTRFAGTDGVSLESAKWAEVLWGSNHKSFWYAGLLDRDPAVSHCVPEAHFEHPENIWINQRIWGQYHRDPLVSRRIRDMANYLKSSLYEFTERFDISVLVAQNALTIPMHIPLGVALTEFLAETCMPAIAHHHDFYWERTRFSVNAVSDYLDFAFPPRGTHLQHVVINEAAKEELAWRKGTSSQLVPNVFNFDVPAPEPDDYSKDIRAELGFSPDDIILLQPTRIVPRKGIEHSIKLVEALKNPRCKLVISHDAGDEGYEYRDMLSDLAHETGVDLRFVSDRIGDIRKTNSAGKKIFTLWDLYPHVDFVTYPSLYEGFGNAFLEAIYFRLPILINRYSIFARDIEPKGFRLPLMDGYLTKQTIEDVRRLINDAAYREQTVEHNYAVAKRFFSYPLLRRRLRTLITNITGID is encoded by the coding sequence ATGAGCGAACGCATTGGGTTTATATCAACTCGTTTTGCCGGCACGGACGGAGTGTCGCTGGAAAGCGCCAAGTGGGCGGAAGTGCTTTGGGGGTCCAATCACAAGTCGTTCTGGTATGCCGGACTGCTCGACCGCGATCCGGCGGTCAGCCACTGCGTTCCCGAAGCGCATTTTGAACATCCGGAAAACATCTGGATCAATCAGCGGATCTGGGGACAGTATCACCGCGACCCGCTGGTGAGCCGCCGTATCCGAGATATGGCGAACTATCTCAAATCCTCGCTGTATGAATTCACCGAGCGGTTTGATATTTCCGTTCTGGTGGCACAGAACGCGCTGACGATTCCCATGCACATACCGCTGGGCGTGGCACTGACAGAGTTTCTGGCCGAAACGTGTATGCCCGCCATTGCGCACCATCACGATTTTTACTGGGAGCGCACGCGCTTTTCGGTCAACGCCGTCAGCGACTATCTCGACTTCGCATTCCCGCCGCGCGGCACGCATCTGCAGCACGTGGTGATCAACGAAGCCGCAAAGGAAGAGCTGGCGTGGCGCAAGGGAACCTCGTCGCAGCTCGTTCCGAATGTGTTCAATTTTGACGTGCCCGCTCCCGAACCGGATGACTACAGCAAAGACATTCGTGCCGAACTCGGCTTCAGTCCGGATGACATTATTCTGTTGCAGCCGACGCGGATTGTGCCTCGCAAAGGCATCGAGCATTCGATCAAACTGGTCGAGGCGCTGAAGAACCCGCGCTGCAAGCTGGTGATCTCGCACGATGCAGGCGACGAAGGCTATGAGTACCGCGATATGCTGTCGGATCTCGCCCACGAGACAGGCGTGGACCTGCGGTTTGTATCGGACCGGATCGGCGATATCCGCAAAACCAATTCCGCTGGAAAAAAAATCTTCACGCTGTGGGATCTTTATCCGCACGTTGACTTTGTAACCTACCCCAGCCTCTATGAAGGATTCGGGAACGCCTTCCTTGAAGCCATCTATTTCCGCCTGCCGATTCTCATCAACCGTTACTCCATTTTTGCACGCGATATCGAACCGAAAGGCTTCCGACTGCCGCTGATGGACGGGTATCTAACCAAACAGACGATTGAAGACGTACGGCGGCTGATCAACGATGCCGCCTATCGCGAACAGACGGTGGAACATAACTATGCCGTCGCCAAACGCTTCTTCAGCTATCCGCTGCTGCGCCGCCGCCTGCGCACACTCATCACCAATATAACCGGGATTGACTGA
- a CDS encoding FG-GAP repeat domain-containing protein translates to MRTSVIIAASCLLSLPAFPDEPAAQRDFGFQPLEIYEFENGTSDLLVEDINGDGLDDIIFSNNHVSRLEILIRRNDPVEVAGLPGLEDRFENRGVLVDQSIRTIRIADLNNDGRKDIATFGATLGLLIRYQNKDGAFGDAERIFIKDTDEVTTIQTGDLDGDQKVDIIVCCKKHADLHWNRPERSFQEKETLLFSDECRYVDLADINCDGITDLVFYSTTLRNPLRVRFGKGGGLYDTELPLDLPPRTYTSLIEFPDQPAQVGMVLRNRLACRIYGFAEKEQPPLLQAQETSPSRIGLEGTDKKDIPAWLTTDFNADGFGDLIVSAPSLNRLHLYHGRVDGLNSEPERIDTLSEVSHISQFGNGDLLVISRKEKIAGIHATGSLNTFPEIISASGDVLAGCAIAGTSRYWLVCKNEDGALFLSQTDRTGDQSIHPLDLNNEPNELLAFSLPDNQTGLLLFTPYDSPKLFLQNGPELTELSSESFRALTSPLIRSNIHLDNPGDGSRLTVATGSVARQFKWKDGQYKIIRQFNPENAAGKLAASTEYSLLDGSKGTLIYDQNSRDLIWFSSDDQTGKIHIPDADQTIFNLVQLHNKTHDTIILIDRTGLSEILSNGSCFTPVSEAEYVSPAEKPMLSYLRAVELGSPPRPMIAVVDPANRSLELLSRQSDELKTELVFEVYLSSDFVERQQNRGTEPHNLRSGDFNGDNIGDLVLLCQDKVLIYLGE, encoded by the coding sequence ATGCGTACCTCCGTCATCATCGCCGCGTCCTGCCTGCTGTCGCTTCCGGCCTTTCCGGACGAACCGGCCGCTCAGCGGGACTTCGGTTTCCAACCTTTGGAAATCTATGAATTCGAAAATGGCACGTCTGACCTGCTCGTCGAAGACATCAACGGCGACGGGCTTGATGACATCATCTTTTCCAACAACCACGTCTCCCGACTCGAAATTCTAATCCGCAGAAACGATCCCGTCGAAGTTGCCGGCCTGCCGGGACTTGAAGACCGCTTCGAAAACCGCGGCGTACTGGTCGATCAGAGCATCCGCACCATCCGCATTGCCGATCTCAACAACGATGGCCGCAAAGATATCGCCACCTTCGGGGCAACGCTCGGTCTGCTCATCCGCTACCAAAATAAGGATGGGGCCTTCGGCGACGCCGAGCGCATTTTTATTAAAGACACTGACGAGGTCACCACCATCCAAACCGGCGATCTCGACGGCGACCAGAAAGTAGACATTATCGTCTGCTGTAAAAAACATGCCGACCTTCATTGGAATCGGCCCGAGCGCTCCTTCCAGGAAAAGGAAACCCTGCTCTTTTCTGATGAGTGCCGCTATGTGGATCTCGCGGACATCAACTGCGACGGCATTACCGACCTCGTGTTCTACAGCACCACCCTGCGCAATCCGCTGCGTGTCCGCTTCGGCAAAGGCGGCGGACTCTACGATACCGAGCTGCCGCTCGACCTGCCGCCGCGCACATACACCAGCCTGATTGAATTTCCTGACCAGCCCGCACAGGTCGGCATGGTTCTACGCAATCGCCTCGCCTGCCGCATCTACGGCTTTGCCGAAAAAGAACAACCCCCACTGTTGCAGGCGCAAGAAACGTCTCCCTCCCGCATCGGCCTCGAAGGAACCGATAAAAAAGATATTCCGGCCTGGCTCACAACCGATTTTAACGCCGACGGCTTCGGTGACCTGATAGTTTCCGCGCCATCACTCAATCGCCTGCACCTCTATCACGGAAGAGTTGACGGCCTCAACTCTGAACCGGAGCGAATCGATACACTCTCCGAAGTCTCCCACATTTCGCAGTTTGGAAACGGCGACCTGCTCGTGATCAGTCGCAAAGAAAAAATCGCCGGCATTCATGCCACCGGATCCCTGAACACCTTCCCGGAAATTATCAGTGCGTCCGGCGACGTGCTGGCCGGTTGCGCCATTGCCGGGACCTCTCGGTACTGGCTGGTCTGCAAAAATGAGGACGGCGCCCTTTTCCTCAGCCAGACTGACCGCACCGGCGACCAATCCATCCACCCGCTGGACCTCAACAACGAACCGAACGAGCTGCTGGCCTTTTCGCTGCCGGACAACCAAACCGGCCTGCTGCTCTTCACGCCCTACGACTCCCCTAAACTGTTTCTCCAGAACGGACCGGAACTGACCGAACTGTCCAGCGAATCATTCCGGGCGCTCACCAGCCCGCTGATCCGCTCCAACATTCATCTGGATAACCCTGGCGACGGCTCCCGTCTCACTGTCGCCACCGGCTCCGTCGCCCGGCAGTTCAAATGGAAAGACGGGCAGTATAAAATCATCCGACAGTTCAACCCGGAGAACGCCGCCGGGAAGCTCGCCGCCTCCACCGAATATTCCCTGCTCGATGGAAGCAAAGGCACCTTGATCTACGACCAAAATTCCAGAGACCTCATCTGGTTCAGCAGCGATGATCAAACCGGAAAAATTCATATTCCTGACGCCGACCAGACCATCTTCAATCTGGTTCAGCTCCACAACAAAACGCACGACACAATCATACTGATCGACCGCACCGGCCTCAGCGAAATCCTCAGCAACGGCTCGTGTTTCACACCCGTTTCGGAAGCCGAGTATGTTTCGCCCGCCGAAAAGCCGATGCTCTCCTATCTACGTGCCGTCGAACTCGGCTCGCCGCCCCGCCCGATGATTGCCGTGGTCGATCCCGCTAACCGCAGCCTTGAGCTGCTCAGCCGCCAGAGCGACGAACTCAAAACCGAACTGGTTTTTGAAGTCTACCTGTCGTCCGACTTCGTCGAGCGCCAGCAGAACCGCGGCACCGAGCCACACAATTTGCGCAGCGGCGATTTCAACGGTGACAATATCGGCGATCTCGTCCTGCTCTGTCAGGACAAAGTGCTGATCTATCTAGGCGAATAG
- a CDS encoding S1C family serine protease has translation MKGLICTALTLLLTIGFAEEITLRGGGKIQAPLLKDTSDAIVADLGFDVLRIPRQEILSIQNTVADASPSADITDHLYTILSPAQVTTAEAAECYAPAVVVVKTASGLGSGFFINKEGDLVTNFHVIQGEKHIAVTRFISDGKILRRVVYKDVEIVATAPFHDLAVLRIKDFDTEITPVIFEPDEDLKIGETVFAIGNPLGLERTVTEGVLSQTHRNFGGILYLQVDAPVNPGNSGGPLFNARGQVIGVINMGVPSMEGLNFAIPARHLKYILDHIDAFAYDATNPESGFFYPDPPRRPGKFSEENKEIKHAE, from the coding sequence ATGAAGGGTCTCATCTGTACTGCGCTTACACTGCTTCTGACGATTGGTTTCGCAGAAGAAATCACCTTGCGGGGCGGCGGAAAAATTCAGGCACCGCTGCTCAAAGACACATCCGATGCCATCGTTGCCGACCTTGGCTTTGATGTGCTGCGGATCCCGCGTCAGGAAATTCTCTCCATTCAGAACACTGTCGCAGACGCATCTCCCTCTGCGGACATCACCGATCACCTCTACACCATTTTATCCCCCGCACAGGTCACCACCGCCGAAGCAGCCGAGTGCTACGCCCCGGCCGTCGTCGTTGTTAAAACCGCATCCGGCCTCGGCTCCGGGTTTTTCATCAACAAAGAAGGCGACCTGGTCACCAATTTTCACGTCATTCAGGGCGAAAAACATATCGCCGTCACCCGCTTTATCAGCGACGGAAAAATCCTGCGGCGCGTAGTCTACAAGGATGTCGAGATCGTGGCCACCGCCCCGTTCCACGACCTTGCAGTCCTGCGCATTAAGGATTTTGATACCGAAATCACTCCCGTCATCTTTGAACCGGATGAGGACCTGAAGATCGGCGAAACCGTATTTGCCATCGGCAACCCGCTCGGCTTGGAACGCACCGTCACCGAAGGCGTACTGAGCCAGACCCACCGCAACTTTGGAGGAATCCTCTATCTGCAGGTGGACGCGCCGGTCAACCCGGGCAACTCCGGCGGGCCGCTCTTCAACGCCCGCGGACAGGTCATCGGAGTCATCAACATGGGCGTTCCGTCCATGGAAGGGCTCAACTTCGCCATTCCGGCGCGCCACCTCAAATATATCCTCGACCACATCGACGCCTTTGCCTACGACGCAACCAATCCCGAGTCCGGCTTTTTCTATCCCGATCCGCCACGCCGGCCCGGCAAATTTTCCGAAGAAAACAAGGAGATCAAACATGCTGAATAA
- a CDS encoding M20/M25/M40 family metallo-hydrolase: MSRTYQNVEDIIQDLPMIREACVSLRETLLANLVMLAEIPSPTSKEDARIHFLLQRFSECGLNNTSTDEYGNGVGVLPGRNRERNILMHSHADTVFSERRDHTVSVHADKMCGPGIADNSLGLAVLATLPTLLEKLGIELDAGLVLMGGVRSLGRGDLAGIRFFLEHNKIPLTSGICVEGVQLGRLSYASAGMLRGEITCHVPEEYDWVRRGTTGAILVLNEVINRILGIALPRKPQTSIVMGSVEAGEGFNIIPTEGRLCFEVRSESGEIVHRIAGELDDIIEDVVSQTGAEVDLDVVARREPAGLPIGHPLVKQTREIMSSLGLRPHITPSISELSAMISRGLPAITLGITQGDGLHEMRETVKIDPMFTGMAQLVAVLLAMDGGFCDEPE; this comes from the coding sequence ATGAGCCGTACCTATCAGAATGTGGAAGATATCATCCAGGATCTGCCCATGATTCGCGAGGCCTGTGTGTCGTTGCGCGAAACACTGCTGGCGAATCTGGTGATGCTGGCGGAGATTCCGTCGCCGACCTCGAAAGAAGATGCCCGGATCCATTTCCTGCTGCAGCGCTTCAGCGAGTGCGGACTGAACAATACATCAACCGATGAATACGGCAACGGAGTCGGCGTGCTTCCCGGTCGGAACCGCGAACGCAATATCCTGATGCATTCTCACGCCGACACTGTATTCTCGGAACGCCGTGATCATACCGTTTCGGTGCATGCCGACAAAATGTGCGGCCCGGGAATTGCCGACAACAGCCTCGGCCTGGCGGTGCTCGCTACGCTGCCGACCCTGTTGGAAAAACTGGGCATTGAGCTGGATGCCGGTCTCGTTCTGATGGGTGGGGTTCGCAGTCTGGGCCGTGGCGATTTGGCCGGAATTCGTTTCTTTCTTGAGCATAATAAAATTCCGCTCACGTCCGGAATCTGTGTGGAGGGCGTTCAGCTCGGTCGCCTCAGCTACGCTTCAGCCGGCATGCTTCGCGGAGAAATCACCTGCCATGTTCCCGAGGAGTACGACTGGGTCCGGCGCGGCACAACCGGCGCCATTCTGGTGCTGAACGAAGTGATCAACCGGATCCTCGGGATCGCATTGCCGCGCAAACCGCAGACGTCGATTGTGATGGGATCCGTTGAGGCCGGGGAAGGGTTTAATATTATTCCCACAGAAGGCCGCCTTTGCTTTGAAGTGCGCAGTGAATCCGGCGAGATTGTGCATCGGATTGCCGGTGAGCTGGATGACATCATTGAGGACGTTGTTTCTCAGACCGGCGCAGAGGTGGATCTGGATGTGGTGGCGCGTCGCGAGCCCGCCGGCCTTCCCATCGGCCATCCGCTCGTTAAACAGACGCGCGAAATTATGAGTTCGCTGGGGCTCCGGCCGCACATTACGCCGAGCATCTCAGAGCTGTCGGCCATGATTTCCCGCGGGCTGCCTGCAATCACGTTGGGAATCACACAGGGCGACGGGCTTCATGAGATGCGCGAAACCGTAAAGATTGATCCGATGTTTACCGGAATGGCCCAACTGGTTGCTGTGCTGCTGGCCATGGATGGAGGCTTCTGCGATGAACCTGAATAA
- a CDS encoding glucosyl-3-phosphoglycerate synthase, whose translation MNLNKWISKNTFHHSQFWDLKQLIEEKERQGLTVSLCLPTLNEEKTIGKEIILFKSELVDRYPLLDEIAVIDSGSTDQTREIAAAYGADVYLSADILPQYGEKKGKGENLWKAVYQLKGDIICYVDADIANIHPRFAYGLIAPLIYNETIKYVKAFYDRPLAFSQGVRPSGGGRVTEILVRPLFSLFFPDLTGLIQPLSGEYAVRREVLDKLPFPIGYGVETSHILDVYKEWGLEAFGQTDLDQRVHRNQETLSLGRMAFGILRAFLARSKDMGVDVDMDKLSSIMRQFQAHDEKYEQVEYEIVEEERPPMISLPEYREKFGR comes from the coding sequence ATGAACCTGAATAAATGGATTTCCAAAAACACATTTCACCACTCCCAGTTCTGGGACTTGAAACAGTTGATTGAAGAAAAAGAACGGCAGGGTCTGACTGTGTCGCTCTGCCTGCCGACGCTCAACGAAGAAAAGACCATCGGCAAAGAGATCATTCTTTTCAAATCCGAGCTGGTGGACCGCTATCCGCTGCTCGATGAAATCGCCGTGATTGACTCCGGTTCGACCGACCAGACCCGCGAAATCGCCGCTGCATACGGAGCCGACGTTTACCTTTCCGCCGATATTCTCCCGCAGTATGGGGAGAAAAAAGGGAAAGGCGAAAACCTTTGGAAAGCGGTCTATCAGCTCAAAGGCGACATCATCTGCTATGTCGACGCCGACATCGCCAACATTCACCCGCGCTTTGCCTACGGACTGATTGCCCCGCTGATTTACAACGAGACCATCAAATATGTGAAAGCATTTTATGATCGTCCGCTCGCGTTTTCGCAGGGGGTGCGCCCGTCCGGCGGCGGCCGTGTGACTGAGATTCTGGTTCGCCCGCTCTTCTCGCTTTTCTTTCCGGATCTGACCGGCCTGATTCAGCCGCTGTCCGGCGAATACGCCGTGCGCCGCGAAGTGCTCGATAAACTTCCGTTCCCGATCGGTTACGGCGTGGAAACCTCGCACATTCTCGACGTCTATAAGGAATGGGGGCTGGAAGCGTTTGGTCAGACCGACCTCGACCAGCGCGTACATCGCAACCAGGAAACCCTCAGCCTCGGAAGAATGGCCTTCGGTATCCTGCGCGCCTTCCTCGCCCGTTCAAAGGATATGGGCGTTGATGTCGACATGGATAAACTCTCCAGCATCATGCGCCAGTTCCAGGCCCACGACGAAAAATATGAGCAGGTCGAATACGAAATCGTCGAAGAAGAGCGCCCGCCCATGATCAGCCTCCCCGAATACCGCGAAAAATTCGGGCGGTAG
- a CDS encoding coiled-coil domain-containing protein: MRRSILVVMIDVMVLSVLALSAGNRAGGENKIPMPLYRWSTVVEEGLRKEQAYQDEVKRLEEQLSRTSELAEQALAQAEEARDTASRERSGSQEMQTRLHEMELTAEKARAAAQLAKSEAQMAQQTAEEARRQAEEAAQRRAAAEKAVLEAQKTASDVTSRISELQTELTDHTEELAKLRASEAAAKERALALEEERSRLAAQNEQFASKMASLSGEVAALEVQKQDAEQTVAQLEKQKQAEEAERKKSIWVRRDESLRRLNISYTEYNSSDDRNFVTRRELVMPLVQVGRAVLVPADFRKLGLARSFFGGLSESVTQVDGSVSSLTGAFNALPLESIVVPGAEPQVCLVRFTGALDGALQSITMETLKERRIKDALLFSPDEVNEHGRVEVSPIIGSDYLTVLYTSGKKPKVGDYLLTDRGEFIGVMVTKEECYVMPQVLSRTPAPISIPIASRTQDGGYFDEFINSLNRARKRMDDHLKIRKF; this comes from the coding sequence ATGCGGCGTTCAATTTTAGTTGTAATGATCGATGTCATGGTGCTTTCCGTACTGGCGCTCAGTGCCGGGAACCGCGCCGGCGGCGAAAACAAGATTCCCATGCCGCTCTACCGCTGGAGCACGGTCGTCGAAGAAGGGCTTCGGAAAGAGCAGGCCTATCAGGACGAAGTCAAACGCCTCGAAGAGCAGCTCTCCCGGACATCGGAGCTGGCCGAACAGGCACTGGCTCAGGCCGAAGAGGCCCGCGACACCGCCAGCCGTGAGCGAAGCGGCAGTCAGGAAATGCAGACGCGTCTGCATGAAATGGAGCTGACCGCTGAAAAGGCCCGGGCCGCTGCACAGCTTGCAAAGAGCGAGGCACAGATGGCTCAGCAGACCGCCGAGGAAGCACGCCGCCAGGCCGAAGAAGCGGCGCAGCGCCGCGCCGCCGCCGAAAAAGCAGTCCTGGAAGCTCAGAAAACCGCATCGGATGTCACATCCCGGATCAGTGAACTGCAGACAGAACTCACCGATCATACGGAAGAGCTGGCAAAGCTCCGGGCGTCCGAAGCGGCCGCGAAAGAACGCGCCCTTGCATTGGAAGAGGAGCGCTCCCGGCTGGCCGCCCAGAATGAACAGTTTGCCTCTAAAATGGCTTCGCTCAGTGGAGAGGTTGCTGCTCTCGAAGTTCAGAAGCAGGATGCAGAACAAACTGTTGCTCAGCTGGAAAAACAGAAGCAGGCTGAAGAAGCAGAACGCAAAAAATCCATCTGGGTGCGCCGCGATGAATCCCTGCGCCGCCTGAACATCAGCTACACAGAATATAATTCCAGCGATGACCGCAACTTTGTGACGCGCCGTGAACTGGTCATGCCGCTCGTGCAGGTCGGACGCGCAGTTCTGGTTCCGGCCGACTTCCGCAAGCTGGGCCTCGCCCGCTCTTTCTTCGGCGGGCTGTCCGAGTCAGTGACCCAGGTGGACGGCTCTGTCAGTTCTTTAACCGGTGCATTCAACGCCCTTCCTTTGGAATCCATTGTGGTTCCGGGGGCCGAGCCGCAGGTCTGTCTGGTTCGCTTCACCGGCGCACTGGATGGCGCGCTGCAGTCGATCACCATGGAAACGCTGAAAGAACGCCGCATCAAAGATGCGCTTCTGTTCAGTCCTGATGAAGTCAACGAGCACGGCCGGGTTGAAGTCAGCCCGATTATCGGGAGCGACTATCTCACCGTGCTCTATACCAGCGGCAAAAAACCGAAAGTCGGCGACTATCTGTTGACCGACCGTGGAGAGTTCATCGGCGTTATGGTCACCAAAGAAGAGTGCTACGTGATGCCGCAGGTGCTCAGCCGCACACCCGCGCCGATTTCCATTCCGATTGCTTCCCGTACGCAGGACGGTGGTTATTTCGATGAATTCATCAACAGCCTCAATCGCGCCCGCAAGCGGATGGACGACCATCTCAAAATCCGCAAGTTCTAG